One window from the genome of Diospyros lotus cultivar Yz01 chromosome 11, ASM1463336v1, whole genome shotgun sequence encodes:
- the LOC127813694 gene encoding plant intracellular Ras-group-related LRR protein 5-like translates to MAAIPNKQQPSPAYVEAVEEIKRIYKSLPSRPTIEEVEAAVSVVQTVETEQRMKLEQISGQAAQPGVPPELFSVLQQARKTMVMFQSHEQRKEATHLVELDKIFQAFDELIQRASDLVCERHGDLGDEIGRESLISDFEEPKADFGSEGLAKSSPAKAEGDDGLRGLVKSFSTKATIFSPGDELKTQKLDLMKVAALIENSAKSGSGILDLRGKLMDNIEWLPVSLGKLSNIHELDLSENRIMALPSTIGSLEALVRLDVHSNQVINLPDSFGNLVNLTHLDLHANMLKSLPPSFGNLTNLIDLDLSSNNFSHLPDVIGNLACLRRLNVETNELEELPYAIGSCSSLVELRLDFNQLKALPEAIGKLECLEVLTLHYNRIKGLPTTMANLLNLKELDVSFNELESIPESLCFAVSLVKLNVGNNFADLRALPKSIGNLELLEELDISDDQIRALPDSFRFLSKLRVFRADETPLELPPRQVTNLGARAVVEYMADFVAKQQQKSQQPKKKNKKKKGFFSRVCPLFSH, encoded by the exons ATGGCTGCAATACCCAATAAACAACAACCATCGCCTGCCTATGTAGAGGCAGTGGAAGAAATCAAGAGAATCTACAAATCTTTGCCCTCCCGGCCGACAATCGAAGAGGTTGAAGCCGCCGTCTCCGTCGTCCAAACTGTGGAAACCGAACAGCGGATGAAGCTCGAGCAGATCTCCGGCCAGGCGGCCCAGCCGGGCGTCCCGCCGGAGCTTTTCTCTGTTCTGCAACAGGCGAGGAAAACCATGGTGATGTTCCAAAGCCACGAGCAGAGGAAAGAGGCCACCCACTTGGTGGAGCTCGACAAGATTTTCCAGGCTTTCGATGAACTCATTCAGAGAGCCTCTGACTTGGTTTGCGAGAGACATGGCGATTTGggtgatgaaattggaagagagtCTCTGATCAGTGATTTTGAGGAGCCTAAAGCCGATTTTGGTTCCGAGGGTTTGGCGAAGAGTTCTCCAGCTAAGGCCGAGGGCGATGATGGCTTGAGGGGCTTGGTCAAAAGCTTTTCCACTAAGGCAACCATTTTCTCTCCAG GTGATGAACTAAAGACCCAGAAGTTGGATCTGATGAAAGTAGCAGCCTTGATTGAAAACTCTGCTAAAAGTGGATCAGGGATTCTTGATCTTCGAGGGAAGTTGATGGACAATATAGAATGGCTTCCCGTATCGCTTGGGAAGTTGTCAAATATACATGAGTTAGACCTGTCTGAGAACCGGATAATGGCTCTTCCATCCACCATTGGCAGCCTCGAGGCCCTAGTGAGGCTGGACGTGCACTCAAATCAAGTGATAAATCTTCCTGATTCATTTGGTAATCTAGTGAATTTAACCCATCTTGATCTTCATGCAAACATGTTGAAATCACTTCCTCCGTCTTTTGGGAACTTGACTAATCTCATTGATCTCGATTTGAGTTCGAACAATTTTAGCCATTTGCCAGATGTAATTGGCAATCTAGCTTGCTTGAGGAGATTGAATGTGGAAACAAATGAGCTCGAAGAACTTCCTTACGCGATAGGATCCTGCTCATCACTTGTGGAGCTGAGGCTGGATTTCAATCAGCTCAAAGCCCTTCCTGAGGCAATTGGAAAGCTTGAATGCTTGGAGGTTCTTACTCTGCATTATAACAGAATCAAAGGGTTGCCAACAACAATGGCAAACCTTTTGAATTTGAAGGAACTCGATGTTAGCTTCAATGAACTTGAATCCATACCTGAAAGCCTTTGTTTTGCAGTAAGTCTAGTGAAGCTGAATGTTGGGAACAACTTTGCTGACCTGAGAGCCTTGCCAAAATCAATTGGGAACCTTGAGTTGCTTGAAGAATTAGATATAAGTGATGACCAGATAAGGGCACTGCCGGATTCTTTCAGATTTCTCTCAAAACTCAGAGTCTTCCGAGCTGATGAGACTCCATTAGAGCTGCCGCCAAGACAAGTAACAAACCTAGGGGCTCGA GCTGTTGTTGAGTACATGGCTGATTTTGTCGCGAAGCAGCAGCAGAAGTCTCAGCagccgaagaagaagaataagaagaagaagggttTCTTCTCCCGGGTTTGCCCACTGTTTTCGCATTGA